The nucleotide window TCCCCTGCACATAGTTACTGGCAACAGGTATCGCCCCAAAAGAGAGAGACAAGAGGAAACATACGACAATGGCGGCTACGCTGTAATACGAGGTCTTCCGGCTCACGAAGGCATAGAAGGATGTCACTGCCAGGGCAAAAAGGATGAGAGCTGCTGAAAAAGTCCAGTCGAGGCCATGAATCCCGATCTCTGTCAGGTAGGTCCTCGATACTAAGAGGCCGACAGCAAGGAGCAGAGACGTAACAACAATAAAGATCCCTGCATGGTATCTCATCCTTGTTTCCGCCAGAACGCCGGCAGATGACAAGCCCGAGGAGACGAGGATCGCCACAGCCGGGATGGAGGGAAGGATGTAGTTTGGGAGTTTCGTCGTGGCCAGCGAAAAGAAGACCATGACAAAGGCAGCCCACAAAAGAGCGAAAACGAGCAACGAGTGCCGTCTAATGGGTGATGAGCCTTCTCCTTCTGTCTTCAACCTGCGCAGATCCTGTAAAGCATTCTTTATCCCTGCCGGCAGGAACGCGACCCACGGGAAAAATCCTATGATGAGCACCGGTATATAGTAATAGAATGGTCCACGGTGTCCTGATATAACACCGGTGTACCGCTTGAAATGGTGCTTTATGAAAAATTGCTGGATAAAGTCATCCCCGTTCACCGAATATTGAGCAATGTACCAGGGCGCCGACACAACAAGGAAGAGAATAACCCCTTTTACACTGAAGACCTTCCCAATGCCTTTCGTCCCCTCTGTCGCGAGGAGGTAGATCATGGAAATAGCGAAAGGGAAGAGGATTCCTATCAGTCCCTTTGTCAGAAAGGCAAGACCTGAAAAGAGGTAAAAGCCGGAAAGATACCGGTCCCTTCCTTTCTCTTCAGTGACGGAAAGGTAGAAGGAAATCAGGGAAAGCGTTATGAAGAGTGTCAAGACCATATCTGTCACAGCAGCGTGAGAGTACACGAGGAAGTACAGGGAAAGGGTGAACGAGAGGGATGCGGCGAGCGCAGTCTCTTCGTCCCTGAAACGCCGTACGAACAAGAATACCGAGAGGACGAGGACTGATGAAGCAAGGGCAGAGGGGAACCTTGACGAGAATTCGCTGATGCCGAGGACTCTATACGGCACAGCCATCAGCCAGTAAAAGAGTATGGGCTTGTCATAACGGTTCCGGCCGTTATAGGTCGGTGTTATCCAATCCCCGCTCTGGACCATCTCCTTTGTCGCCGTCGCAAAAACAGCCTCATCAACATCAAAGAGTGTCACTGAACCGAGCCTGAAAAAAGAGAGGAAGAGAGACAGGGCAATGACAAGAAGAAAGAGTCGTGACATGAACGGGCAGCTACGACTTGTCTATCTTCCCCTGCTCTTTTGGCGGCTCTTCCTCGAGTCCTTTCTTGAATCCCCGTATAGCCTCACCAAGGCTCTTGCCGAGGGAGGGAAGTTTGCTCGGCCCAAAGACCACAAGGGCGATTATGAGAACAACCATCAATTCAGGCACACCCATACCAAACATATTGCCTCCTCCTTTTATCCTTACACTTTATCATACCATCATGAGGAGGGATTTTACGACAGCGAACTCTGCAGAAGATTCTACCCCTGTACCACAAGAACGGGGCACGGCGCGTAACCGATGACCTTTTCCGTCACGCTTCCCATGAGAAGCCTCTTCAGTCCTGTCCTGCCGTGAGAGCCCATGACGATGGCATCAGCCTTCTGCTCCCTTGCTACGCCCGTTATTGCCTCATAGGTCTCGGCTTCTCTCACAAAAGTCTCTGTTCTAACCCCTTCTGCCTCTGCCAGCCTCTTCACATCATCGACATATCCCTTTGCCTTATTGACCATGTCATCAACGGCCTCCGGGGCTTCTGCGTAAAATTCTGCAGGTACATCCACAATGGAGATCGCGAGCAGGCTCCCTCCGTAGGATCCGGCGAAGTCTATGGCCCTTTCAGTGGCAGCCTTGCTATATCTCGATCCGTCAGTAGCAACGAGGATCTTTTGCCATCCCACGGTTGTTCCTCTCGGTACAACGAGGACGTCCCTTCTGCTGTGACCGATGACTCTCGCAGTCACGCTGCCGATAAGAGCCCTTTCGAGGCGGCGGACCCCCCTCCTCCCCATAACGATGAGATCGCAGTTCTCCCCTTCGACGAGGTCGACAATTCTCTCGTAGGGCTCTCCTTCTTCACAGACTGTCTTAATGAGAGCCCCTTCTGCCCTTGCAAGATCAGAGGCCTCTGAAAGGGCCTGCTCACAGGGCTGCCTCAGGGCCGCCTTGATGTCCCTCACCCCGACAAGTTCGAGCTCTCCTTCGTAGGATGGAACAACGGAGACGACGGTTATCCAACTTTTCTCGCTGCTCGCGAGCTTGAACGATTCTTTCAGGGCATGAATGCTCGATTCGGAACCGTCAAGGGCGACGAGTATCTTCCGATATCTTCCCACAGCTGTCCTCTCCTCGCCATCTTAGCGGAGATTGTTATCCGCTTCTCGGCAAAATGCTATGTCGGTCCCGTGAGTTCATCAGTCAGCCTTCCGTTGCATAACATTCTTTTCCAGGAGGGCAGGCATGGTGAGAAGCCTTATATCGCGATACCTTAAAGGTTGCCGACCGCTGCCGAGTGCTCAATGCGGGAAATCACTTTCGGTCGGAGTCACTTTCGAGAATCTCATCGCTCGTACAGGGCTTCGATTCATGCCTGCCTATAAGCTGCTCGCAACACCAAGGCTATGTGGGCTATATCTTACCATGCTCCAGGACTTCCCGTGCACTTTCGCGCTCGGCGCGGCGACCCTGCCACATGGCACGAAGAACAATAAAGGCGCCGAGAGCCAGGGCGAAGATCATGATCGCAAAACTCGTGTTCTTTAACACCTTCACCGTACCCCCTCCAATGGTCTGAATCAAGCCGAGTTGTGACAGATAAACCGGCACCATCAAACCACGGCTGAAGAGCACGATGACCATGATGACCCCCATGACGACCTTTATCATGAAGGGTTTCACATAGGTGGTCCCAATGGCTCCCAGCTGTATGCCGAACAAAGAACCTCCGAGGATAATCATGGCCAGCCTTATATCGACAAGACCATGGAGGGCGTACTTCAGGGACCCGCCGACACCCATGACAAAGGCGATGACCAGCTCAGTTGCCGATGCCATAAGGCTCGGGGCGCCAAGGACATAGATCATTGAAGGCACGCCGATGAAGCCGCCGACAGCGATTGTCGCAGCGAGCATACCCGTTGCAAAACCGAGAGGGATCGTGAAGAGCACCGAAACCCTGGCATTCAGGCTCTTGAAGTAAACCATGGTTCCGGGGATATTGATCGACTGTACCCACCGTGCCAGTTTCGTCACCTTCTCCTCTGCATGCGCATCTCCCGATTTATACGTCTTCCATGCGTCGCGTAACACAAAAATGCCGACGACGGCCAATATGACGACAAAGGCAACGCTCACATAAAGGTTCGACCCTGCATCTCCGAAGGTCTTCTTAATATTCTCCTGGATATGCGCACCATAGAGGACTCCTGCCTCTGCGGAGATACCAAGGACGATACCGAGTTTTACATCGACCTGACCGTACTTGGCTCGCT belongs to Thermodesulfovibrionales bacterium and includes:
- a CDS encoding glycosyltransferase family 39 protein, whose translation is MSRLFLLVIALSLFLSFFRLGSVTLFDVDEAVFATATKEMVQSGDWITPTYNGRNRYDKPILFYWLMAVPYRVLGISEFSSRFPSALASSVLVLSVFLFVRRFRDEETALAASLSFTLSLYFLVYSHAAVTDMVLTLFITLSLISFYLSVTEEKGRDRYLSGFYLFSGLAFLTKGLIGILFPFAISMIYLLATEGTKGIGKVFSVKGVILFLVVSAPWYIAQYSVNGDDFIQQFFIKHHFKRYTGVISGHRGPFYYYIPVLIIGFFPWVAFLPAGIKNALQDLRRLKTEGEGSSPIRRHSLLVFALLWAAFVMVFFSLATTKLPNYILPSIPAVAILVSSGLSSAGVLAETRMRYHAGIFIVVTSLLLAVGLLVSRTYLTEIGIHGLDWTFSAALILFALAVTSFYAFVSRKTSYYSVAAIVVCFLLSLSFGAIPVASNYVQGTLYRYSLQAKQRLQDGGRLIAYGMNNPSIVFYSGHKVIGAGSRDEVVPLVEENVNVVAISRMKDVEMLKELGFQVLEEDGRYALLERRVHLSGKI
- the tatA gene encoding twin-arginine translocase TatA/TatE family subunit, which produces MFGMGVPELMVVLIIALVVFGPSKLPSLGKSLGEAIRGFKKGLEEEPPKEQGKIDKS
- a CDS encoding universal stress protein, with translation MGRYRKILVALDGSESSIHALKESFKLASSEKSWITVVSVVPSYEGELELVGVRDIKAALRQPCEQALSEASDLARAEGALIKTVCEEGEPYERIVDLVEGENCDLIVMGRRGVRRLERALIGSVTARVIGHSRRDVLVVPRGTTVGWQKILVATDGSRYSKAATERAIDFAGSYGGSLLAISIVDVPAEFYAEAPEAVDDMVNKAKGYVDDVKRLAEAEGVRTETFVREAETYEAITGVAREQKADAIVMGSHGRTGLKRLLMGSVTEKVIGYAPCPVLVVQG
- a CDS encoding sulfite exporter TauE/SafE family protein, which encodes MHDIAQAAANFINLDAVNITYLFLVGFVGGLVSGFIGSGGAFVLTPGMMSLGVPGLVAVASNMCHKFPKALVGAMKRAKYGQVDVKLGIVLGISAEAGVLYGAHIQENIKKTFGDAGSNLYVSVAFVVILAVVGIFVLRDAWKTYKSGDAHAEEKVTKLARWVQSINIPGTMVYFKSLNARVSVLFTIPLGFATGMLAATIAVGGFIGVPSMIYVLGAPSLMASATELVIAFVMGVGGSLKYALHGLVDIRLAMIILGGSLFGIQLGAIGTTYVKPFMIKVVMGVIMVIVLFSRGLMVPVYLSQLGLIQTIGGGTVKVLKNTSFAIMIFALALGAFIVLRAMWQGRRAERESAREVLEHGKI